In the genome of Crassaminicella thermophila, the window AAGAAAAATGAGCGAGCATCGATTACCTATATTTACTTGTATAGATACAGCAAGAATATTTAAAATAGCTATTGATATTAAAAAGAGTAAAGAAGAGATTGATTATAAGACAATTGATCAATATTTAGCTTAAATTTTATAATTTCGAAAAATCCTAACGCACCTATTTATTTTTCAATTATAATAATTCTATTTTGTCTACAGCCTGATAATAAATAAATTTTTTATATAAAAAACATTTAAAGTGTTGACTTAATATATTATAAATAATATAATAATTACAATTATAAAAAAATTCAATTAAAAAACAAAAAGCTATGAACGGTAGTAGTAAATAATGCTTTGTTTAAAGAGAGTCGATGGCTGGTGTGAATCGATAACAAAGGTTATTGAATCCGACCGGAAGCTGTATAGGGGTAAAAAACCTATGCCGGGATTTCCCGTTATAATGAAAGAGGCTGTATATGCAGTAAAAAAAGGTGGCACCACGTGGATGTTAGATCCCCGTCCTTGATTTATTCAAGGACGGGTTTTTTGATTGTTGTCTACATGTAGATTACTCCAAATACTTTGACTTATAAAAAATATAAAATTGGAGGAGATAGTCATGGAAAATAGAAAAAAAGTGATTATTACAGAAAGAATAGATGAAGAAGGAATTAAGCTATTACAAAAACATTTAGATGTTGATGTATGTTTTAATATATCAAGAGAAGAATTATTAAAAAGAATACATGAATATGATGCTATTATTGTTAGAAGTGTAACGAAAGTAAATGAAGAGTTAATGAACCTTGCCACAAAACTGAAAGTAGTAGGAAGAGCAGGAAATGGAACGGATAATATAGATATTCCAGCAGCAACACAAAGGGGTATTATTGTGGCGAATACGCCAGATAGTAATACTATGTCTGCAGCAGAACTTTCTATAGGACTTTTAATGGCTCAATCAAGAAATATTCCTCAAGCAAATGAATATATCAAAGGAGGAAAATGGGAGAGAAATAGATTTAAAGGAGTAGAACTTTATAATAAGACTTTAGGAATTATAGGACTTGGTAGAATAGGTTCTTTAGTTGCTACAAGAATGGCTGCTTTTGGTATGAAAGTAATTGCATATGATCCATATATATCTGATGAAAGATTTAAACGTTTTAATGTTGAGAAAAAGAATACATTAAAAGAATTAATAGAGGAATCTGACTTTATTACTGTGCATACGCCAAAAACAAAAGAAACTTATGGAATGATTGGAGAAAGAGAAATTGAATGGATGAAACCAGGGGTAAGGCTTGTAAATGCTGCAAGAGGAGGAATCATTAATGAAAAAGCCTTATTAGATGGGATTAAAAGTGGGAAAATTGCAAGTGCTGGACTAGATGTACACGAAGAAGAGCCTTGCTTTAATAATCCTTTGTTTGAGTTAGATAATGTAATTGTGACACCACATATTGGGGCAAGTACACTAGAAGCACAGGTTAATGTTGGGGTTACTGTAGCAGAGCAAGTAATTAATGCATTAAAAGGAGAAATTGTCCCAAATGCAGTAAATTTACCTACAATGCATAGAGATGAATTGGCAGTTATGAAGCCATATATTGAACTAATGGAGAAATTAGGGAAGCTTTATTATCAGCTTTATCAAGATCCAATTGAGCATGTAAATGTTGATTATTGGGGAAGCATTGCAAAGCAAGATACAGAAATGAGTACCATTGCTTTTATAAAAGGATTGCTAGAACCAGTAGTAGAAGATAAGGTGAATTACATCAATGCTATGCTTTTAGCAGAACAAAGAGGGATAGGTATAGAACAAAGAAAAATGAAAGAAAACTATAATGGATATACAGATTATATTGAAATAAAGATAGTAACAAAAGAAAAAACTTTTGTTATTGCAGGAAACTTATCTTCAAAACGAGAAGGAAGACTTGTGAAGATTGAAGGATATGAAGTGGATGTAAATCCAAGCAAGTATATGTTATTTATAAAAAATATGGATGTTCCTGGTGTAATTGGACATATTGGTATGATTCTAGGAGAAGAAAATATAAATGTTGCAACTATGCAAGTAGGTAGAAATGCAAGAGGAGAACAAGCATTGATGATTCTAACAATTGATGATGAAGTATTAGAGAAGAGTTTAGAAAAGTTAATGCAGACAGAAAATGTATTATGGGCAAAAGGTGTAAAGCTATAAAAAATAAAAGCCAGTTTTGGCTTTGTGCTTATCTATCAATGAACTGAAAAATAACGCTTATAAACAAATCTTTAGAGAAAACTAAGATTCATAATTTAGAAAAATCCTAACGCATTTAATCAAGACGTCCTGTCTTGTAGGATGCTGGCTTAGCGTCCATGCTAAGCCTACGGATTTTTCTGAAATTTTTCATCAAGTTTTCTTTACTAAAGCTTTGTAATTATTCGCTTTTATTTTTTATTCATAAATTCTATTTTGTCTACAGTCTGAAAGCCAGTTTTGGCTTTTATTTTTTGTAAATAATTAGAGGTTTAGTATAATATAGTTAATTAAGAATGTTCTTAGGGGGTATAAAATGAGAAAAATTTTAAAAAAAGTAGGGATTATTTTACTGACAATATTACTAATCATGACAGGATGTAAAGGAAAAGAGATTAAAGATGAAAAATACAAAACATTGATAGTATCTGACTTTAATGGTGTAGATCCTGAAAAA includes:
- the serA gene encoding phosphoglycerate dehydrogenase, whose product is MENRKKVIITERIDEEGIKLLQKHLDVDVCFNISREELLKRIHEYDAIIVRSVTKVNEELMNLATKLKVVGRAGNGTDNIDIPAATQRGIIVANTPDSNTMSAAELSIGLLMAQSRNIPQANEYIKGGKWERNRFKGVELYNKTLGIIGLGRIGSLVATRMAAFGMKVIAYDPYISDERFKRFNVEKKNTLKELIEESDFITVHTPKTKETYGMIGEREIEWMKPGVRLVNAARGGIINEKALLDGIKSGKIASAGLDVHEEEPCFNNPLFELDNVIVTPHIGASTLEAQVNVGVTVAEQVINALKGEIVPNAVNLPTMHRDELAVMKPYIELMEKLGKLYYQLYQDPIEHVNVDYWGSIAKQDTEMSTIAFIKGLLEPVVEDKVNYINAMLLAEQRGIGIEQRKMKENYNGYTDYIEIKIVTKEKTFVIAGNLSSKREGRLVKIEGYEVDVNPSKYMLFIKNMDVPGVIGHIGMILGEENINVATMQVGRNARGEQALMILTIDDEVLEKSLEKLMQTENVLWAKGVKL